One genomic window of Phoenix dactylifera cultivar Barhee BC4 chromosome 6, palm_55x_up_171113_PBpolish2nd_filt_p, whole genome shotgun sequence includes the following:
- the LOC120103780 gene encoding myb-related protein 2-like isoform X2 yields MGSQEMPNQGNNRGLVLSVDAKPRLKWTRQLHECFADAVSQLGGADKATPKSLMRTMGVPGLTLYHLKSHLQKYRLAKNRDTNTANDDRKEDCEAANNKTVENEAVHIDEGKTPAHFNGTMLQMQIEVQRKLQEQIEVRSDDTYSHLIQPKFFSNGGLEWLLQVQRHLQLRIEAQGKYLQSVLRKAHETLASCSSNSLGVEAAKAELSELLSAVETECLSSSLSRGRQEAKIQKQWKLERSSSLDNWSEGSEEINPNSRKTIETQANKKLSGAKRCCSSIHGEASVKQPAIGMQETNSFGVPRGLDLNR; encoded by the exons ATGGGTTCGCAGGAAATGCCCAACCAAGGCAACAACCGAGGATTGGTCCTGTCAGTTGATGCTAAGCCACGGCTTAAATGGACCCGACAGCTTCACGAGTGCTTCGCTGATGCAGTCTCTCAACTTGGTGGAGCGGATA AAGCAACACCGAAATCATTGATGCGGACGATGGGAGTTCCCGGGCTTACTCTCTACCATCTGAAGAGTCATCTTCAG AAATATAGGCTAGCAAAGAATCGAGATACGAACACAGCGAATGATGATAGGAAAGAAG ATTGCGAGGCAGCAAATAACAAGACCGTAGAGAATGAAGCTGTGCATATTGACGAGGGGAAAACACCAGCTCATTTTAatgg gaCCATGTTGCAGATGCAAATAGAGGTGCAGAGAAAATTGCAGGAACAAATTGAGGTGAGATCAGATGATACTTACAGCCATCTGATTCAACCAAAGTTTTTTTCTAATGGAGGACTCGAATGGCTCCTTCAGGTGCAGAGGCACTTACAGCTCCGCATAGAAGCGCAGGGGAAGTACCTGCAATCGGTTTTAAGAAAGGCACATGAAACACTTGCTAGTTGCAGTTCCAATTCATTGGGAGTGGAGGCTGCCAAGGCTgagctctcggagctgctctctGCAGTGGAGACAGAGTGCCTGAGTTCTTCCTTGTCGCGAG GGAGACAGGAGGCTAAGATTCAAAAGCAATGGAAGCTGGAGCGCAGCTCTTCTCTTGACAATTGGAGTGAAGGGTCTGAAGAGATCAATCCTAATAGCAGGAAAACAATTGAGACTCAAGCTAACAAGAAGCTCAGTGGGGCGAAGAGATGCTGCAGTAGCATCCATGGGGAGGCCAGTGTTAAACAGCCAGCAATTGGCATGCAGGAAACTAATAGTTTTGGGGTGCCACGAGGGCTTGATCTAAACAGATAG
- the LOC120103780 gene encoding myb-related protein 2-like isoform X1: protein MGSQEMPNQGNNRGLVLSVDAKPRLKWTRQLHECFADAVSQLGGADKATPKSLMRTMGVPGLTLYHLKSHLQKYRLAKNRDTNTANDDRKEDCEAANNKTVENEAVHIDEGKTPAHFNGTMLQMQIEVQRKLQEQIEVRSDDTYSHLIQPKFFSNGGLEWLLQVQRHLQLRIEAQGKYLQSVLRKAHETLASCSSNSLGVEAAKAELSELLSAVETECLSSSLSRGSLIPKRAELADCSTDSCLTSSLGRQEAKIQKQWKLERSSSLDNWSEGSEEINPNSRKTIETQANKKLSGAKRCCSSIHGEASVKQPAIGMQETNSFGVPRGLDLNR from the exons ATGGGTTCGCAGGAAATGCCCAACCAAGGCAACAACCGAGGATTGGTCCTGTCAGTTGATGCTAAGCCACGGCTTAAATGGACCCGACAGCTTCACGAGTGCTTCGCTGATGCAGTCTCTCAACTTGGTGGAGCGGATA AAGCAACACCGAAATCATTGATGCGGACGATGGGAGTTCCCGGGCTTACTCTCTACCATCTGAAGAGTCATCTTCAG AAATATAGGCTAGCAAAGAATCGAGATACGAACACAGCGAATGATGATAGGAAAGAAG ATTGCGAGGCAGCAAATAACAAGACCGTAGAGAATGAAGCTGTGCATATTGACGAGGGGAAAACACCAGCTCATTTTAatgg gaCCATGTTGCAGATGCAAATAGAGGTGCAGAGAAAATTGCAGGAACAAATTGAGGTGAGATCAGATGATACTTACAGCCATCTGATTCAACCAAAGTTTTTTTCTAATGGAGGACTCGAATGGCTCCTTCAGGTGCAGAGGCACTTACAGCTCCGCATAGAAGCGCAGGGGAAGTACCTGCAATCGGTTTTAAGAAAGGCACATGAAACACTTGCTAGTTGCAGTTCCAATTCATTGGGAGTGGAGGCTGCCAAGGCTgagctctcggagctgctctctGCAGTGGAGACAGAGTGCCTGAGTTCTTCCTTGTCGCGAGGTAGCTTGATTCCCAAACGAGCTGAACTTGCTGATTGCTCCACAGACAGCTGCTTAACTTCATCTTTAGGGAGACAGGAGGCTAAGATTCAAAAGCAATGGAAGCTGGAGCGCAGCTCTTCTCTTGACAATTGGAGTGAAGGGTCTGAAGAGATCAATCCTAATAGCAGGAAAACAATTGAGACTCAAGCTAACAAGAAGCTCAGTGGGGCGAAGAGATGCTGCAGTAGCATCCATGGGGAGGCCAGTGTTAAACAGCCAGCAATTGGCATGCAGGAAACTAATAGTTTTGGGGTGCCACGAGGGCTTGATCTAAACAGATAG
- the LOC120103780 gene encoding myb-related protein 2-like isoform X4 encodes MGSQEMPNQGNNRGLVLSVDAKPRLKWTRQLHECFADAVSQLGGADKATPKSLMRTMGVPGLTLYHLKSHLQKYRLAKNRDTNTANDDRKEDCEAANNKTVENEAVHIDEGKTPAHFNGTMLQMQIEVQRKLQEQIEVQRHLQLRIEAQGKYLQSVLRKAHETLASCSSNSLGVEAAKAELSELLSAVETECLSSSLSRGRQEAKIQKQWKLERSSSLDNWSEGSEEINPNSRKTIETQANKKLSGAKRCCSSIHGEASVKQPAIGMQETNSFGVPRGLDLNR; translated from the exons ATGGGTTCGCAGGAAATGCCCAACCAAGGCAACAACCGAGGATTGGTCCTGTCAGTTGATGCTAAGCCACGGCTTAAATGGACCCGACAGCTTCACGAGTGCTTCGCTGATGCAGTCTCTCAACTTGGTGGAGCGGATA AAGCAACACCGAAATCATTGATGCGGACGATGGGAGTTCCCGGGCTTACTCTCTACCATCTGAAGAGTCATCTTCAG AAATATAGGCTAGCAAAGAATCGAGATACGAACACAGCGAATGATGATAGGAAAGAAG ATTGCGAGGCAGCAAATAACAAGACCGTAGAGAATGAAGCTGTGCATATTGACGAGGGGAAAACACCAGCTCATTTTAatgg gaCCATGTTGCAGATGCAAATAGAGGTGCAGAGAAAATTGCAGGAACAAATTGAG GTGCAGAGGCACTTACAGCTCCGCATAGAAGCGCAGGGGAAGTACCTGCAATCGGTTTTAAGAAAGGCACATGAAACACTTGCTAGTTGCAGTTCCAATTCATTGGGAGTGGAGGCTGCCAAGGCTgagctctcggagctgctctctGCAGTGGAGACAGAGTGCCTGAGTTCTTCCTTGTCGCGAG GGAGACAGGAGGCTAAGATTCAAAAGCAATGGAAGCTGGAGCGCAGCTCTTCTCTTGACAATTGGAGTGAAGGGTCTGAAGAGATCAATCCTAATAGCAGGAAAACAATTGAGACTCAAGCTAACAAGAAGCTCAGTGGGGCGAAGAGATGCTGCAGTAGCATCCATGGGGAGGCCAGTGTTAAACAGCCAGCAATTGGCATGCAGGAAACTAATAGTTTTGGGGTGCCACGAGGGCTTGATCTAAACAGATAG
- the LOC120103780 gene encoding myb-related protein 2-like isoform X3, which produces MGSQEMPNQGNNRGLVLSVDAKPRLKWTRQLHECFADAVSQLGGADKATPKSLMRTMGVPGLTLYHLKSHLQKYRLAKNRDTNTANDDRKEDCEAANNKTVENEAVHIDEGKTPAHFNGTMLQMQIEVQRKLQEQIEVQRHLQLRIEAQGKYLQSVLRKAHETLASCSSNSLGVEAAKAELSELLSAVETECLSSSLSRGSLIPKRAELADCSTDSCLTSSLGRQEAKIQKQWKLERSSSLDNWSEGSEEINPNSRKTIETQANKKLSGAKRCCSSIHGEASVKQPAIGMQETNSFGVPRGLDLNR; this is translated from the exons ATGGGTTCGCAGGAAATGCCCAACCAAGGCAACAACCGAGGATTGGTCCTGTCAGTTGATGCTAAGCCACGGCTTAAATGGACCCGACAGCTTCACGAGTGCTTCGCTGATGCAGTCTCTCAACTTGGTGGAGCGGATA AAGCAACACCGAAATCATTGATGCGGACGATGGGAGTTCCCGGGCTTACTCTCTACCATCTGAAGAGTCATCTTCAG AAATATAGGCTAGCAAAGAATCGAGATACGAACACAGCGAATGATGATAGGAAAGAAG ATTGCGAGGCAGCAAATAACAAGACCGTAGAGAATGAAGCTGTGCATATTGACGAGGGGAAAACACCAGCTCATTTTAatgg gaCCATGTTGCAGATGCAAATAGAGGTGCAGAGAAAATTGCAGGAACAAATTGAG GTGCAGAGGCACTTACAGCTCCGCATAGAAGCGCAGGGGAAGTACCTGCAATCGGTTTTAAGAAAGGCACATGAAACACTTGCTAGTTGCAGTTCCAATTCATTGGGAGTGGAGGCTGCCAAGGCTgagctctcggagctgctctctGCAGTGGAGACAGAGTGCCTGAGTTCTTCCTTGTCGCGAGGTAGCTTGATTCCCAAACGAGCTGAACTTGCTGATTGCTCCACAGACAGCTGCTTAACTTCATCTTTAGGGAGACAGGAGGCTAAGATTCAAAAGCAATGGAAGCTGGAGCGCAGCTCTTCTCTTGACAATTGGAGTGAAGGGTCTGAAGAGATCAATCCTAATAGCAGGAAAACAATTGAGACTCAAGCTAACAAGAAGCTCAGTGGGGCGAAGAGATGCTGCAGTAGCATCCATGGGGAGGCCAGTGTTAAACAGCCAGCAATTGGCATGCAGGAAACTAATAGTTTTGGGGTGCCACGAGGGCTTGATCTAAACAGATAG
- the LOC120110994 gene encoding E3 ubiquitin-protein ligase MPSR1-like, protein MAAESESQEANAEQRMREAAAESESEAAERVREAAAESAGGGERRRFFPIYVGVMGPPPPADGGPVPPPDRIVLVNPLTQGMVVLQGDPELVAELLSGRGAGGGGGSGGPPPASRASIEAMTMVEVGQEGEEVGECPVCLDELAGVVKEMPCRHRFHGQCIDKWLGMHGSCPVCRFRMPPEEEGDSKKGGGGGGGEEGEAEEERRRRRREVWVTIALSGGQGREEEASDH, encoded by the coding sequence ATGGCGGCGGAGTCGGAGAGCCAGGAGGCGAACGCGGAGCAGCGGATgagggaggcggcggcggagtcGGAGAGCGAGGCGGCGGAGCGGGTgagggaggcggcggcggagtcGGCGGGCGGCGGGGAGAGGAGGAGATTCTTCCCGATCTACGTCGGCGTTATGGGTCCGCCGCCGCCGGCTGACGGAGGGCCGGTGCCGCCGCCGGACCGGATTGTGCTGGTAAATCCGCTGACGCAGGGGATGGTGGTGCTCCAGGGGGACCCGGAGCTGGTGGCGGAGCTCCTGTCAGGAAGGGGAGCCGGCGGCGGGGGAGGATCCGGCGGCCCGCCGCCGGCGTCGAGGGCGTCGATCGAGGCGATGACGATGGTGGAGGTTGggcaggagggggaggaggtgggGGAGTGTCCGGTGTGCCTGGATGAGCTCGCCGGCGTGGTGAAGGAGATGCCGTGCCGGCATAGGTTTCATGGGCAGTGCATCGATAAGTGGCTGGGGATGCACGGGTCGTGCCCCGTGTGCCGGTTCCGGATGCcgccggaggaggagggggactcGAAgaagggcggcggcggcggcggcggggaagaaggggaggcggaggaagagaggaggaggaggaggagggaggtttGGGTTACGATCGCTTTGAGCGGGGGACagggaagagaggaggaagcaAGCGATCATTAG
- the LOC103703010 gene encoding probable glucomannan 4-beta-mannosyltransferase 3 isoform X2 has protein sequence MKASAVRVALFIVLAAATATAAATATSDAATALLLSTSLDADWLGNVSRSVRVSISRRLGFFLRWEEGDFLDRIVVAWRVARKMAVAPLLRAAVVLCLAMSVMLLVEVVSMAAFSLSVKLLRRRPEKRYKWEPIKGDLESGNLGYPMVLVQIPMYNEIEVYKLSIGAACGLSWPSDRIIIQVLDDSTDPTIKDLVELECKFWASKGMNIYYEVRGNRKGYKAGALKEGMEHSYVQQCEFVAIFDSDFQPESDFLMRAIPFLVYNPNIALVQARWDFVNSTECLMTRIQKMTLDYHFKVEQEAGSSTFGFFGFNGTAGVWRKSAIDEAGGWKDRTTVEDMDLAVRASLKGWKFVYVGDIKVRSELPSTFKAYRHQQHRWTCGAANLFRKVAIETVMTKEVSFWKKFHVLYSFFFVRKVVAHIVTFILYCIVIPVSVLVPEVSIPTWGVVYIPTTITVLNAIRNPRSIHLMPFWILFENVMSMHRMKATMVGLFEAGGVNEWVVTEKLGDTLKGKPETQILEKHPIRLRDRFTFSEIGFAVFLFFCACYNVAFGENYYYIYICLQALAFLVVGFGYVGTFTPNS, from the exons atgaaggcGAGTGCCGTGAGAGTCGCTCTCTTCATCGTCCTCGCCGCCGCGACCGCGACCGCCGCCGCGACCGCGACCAGCGACGCCGCCACCGCGCTCCTCCTCTCGACCTCCTTAGACGCAG ATTGGTTGGGGAACGTCTCTCGGTCCGTCCGGGTCTCGATCTCGCGGAGATTGGGGTTCTTTTTGCGATGGGAGGAGGGGGACTTCTTGGATCGGATCGTGGTGGCGTGGAGGGTGGCGCGGAAGATGGCCGTGGCGCCGCTGCTGCGAGCAGCTGTGGTTCTGTGCCTGGCGATGTCGGTGATGCTGCTGGTGGAGGTGGTCTCCATGGCCGCTTTCAGCCTCTCCGTCAAGCTCCTCCGCCGGCGACCGGAGAAGCGGTACAAATGGGAGCCCATCAAGGGCGATCTCGAGTCCGGCAATCTGGGCTACCCCATGGTCCTTGTCCAGATCCCCATGTACAATGAGATAGag GTGTACAAGCTATCTATTGGGGCAGCTTGTGGGCTCTCCTGGCCGTCGGATCGAATCATAATCCAAGTGCTCGACGATTCCACGGATCCAACGATCAAG GATCTAGTGGAACTGGAATGCAAGTTTTGGGCAAGTAAAGGCATGAATATATATTATGAGGTCAGAGGCAACAGGAAAGGGTACAAAGCAGGTGCTCTAAAGGAAGGAATGGAACATAGCTATGTTCAACaatgtgaatttgttgccatctTTGACTCTGATTTCCAACCAGAATCTGACTTTCTTATGAGGGCTATCCCTTTTCTGGTGTATAATCCAAATATTGCTCTTGTTCAAGCACGTTGGGATTTTG TGAATTCTACTGAGTGCTTGATGACAAGGATACAAAAGATGACCCTAGATTACCACTTCAAAGTGGAGCAGGAAGCAGGTTCATCCACCTTTGGCTTCTTCGGATTTAATG GAACTGCTGGTGTGTGGAGGAAATCAGCTATTGATGAAGCTGGAGGTTGGAAGGATCGAACTACAGTAGAGGACATGGACTTGGCTGTTCGGGCAAGTCTTAAAGGATGGAAATTTGTATACGTTGGTGATATTAAG GTCAGAAGTGAACTGCCAAGTACTTTTAAGGCATACCGCCATCAACAGCATAGGTGGACTTGCGGGGCAGCAAATTTATTCAGGAAGGTGGCCATAGAGACTGTAATGACCAAG GAGGTATCATTTTGGAAGAAGTTTCACGTGCTTTACAGTTTTTTCTTTGTGAGGAAGGTTGTAGCCCATATCGTCACCTTTATTCTCTACTGTATTGTAATTCCAGTGTCGGTTCTGGTTCCCGAAGTCAGCATTCCTACCTGGGGAGTGGTTTATATCCCAACAACCATTACGGTTCTCAATGCCATCAGAAATCCTAG GTCGATCCATCTTATGccattttggattctttttgaAAATGTGATGTCCATGCACCGGATGAAAGCAACCATGGTTGGTCTGTTTGAGGCTGGAGGTGTAAATGAGTGGGTTGTGACAGAGAAACTGGGAGATACTCTCAAGGGAAAGCCTGAGACCCAGATACTCGAAAAGCATCCGATCAGATTGAGAGACAG ATTCACGTTCTCAGAAATTGGTTTCGcagtcttcctcttcttttgtgCATGCTACAATGTTGCTTTTGGAGAAAATTACTACTACATTTATATCTGCCTCCAAGCTCTTGCATTTTTGGTAGTCGGCTTTGGTTATGTTGGCACCTTCACCCCCAACTCATAG
- the LOC103703010 gene encoding probable glucomannan 4-beta-mannosyltransferase 3 isoform X1, which yields MKASAVRVALFIVLAAATATAAATATSDAATALLLSTSLDAEDWLGNVSRSVRVSISRRLGFFLRWEEGDFLDRIVVAWRVARKMAVAPLLRAAVVLCLAMSVMLLVEVVSMAAFSLSVKLLRRRPEKRYKWEPIKGDLESGNLGYPMVLVQIPMYNEIEVYKLSIGAACGLSWPSDRIIIQVLDDSTDPTIKDLVELECKFWASKGMNIYYEVRGNRKGYKAGALKEGMEHSYVQQCEFVAIFDSDFQPESDFLMRAIPFLVYNPNIALVQARWDFVNSTECLMTRIQKMTLDYHFKVEQEAGSSTFGFFGFNGTAGVWRKSAIDEAGGWKDRTTVEDMDLAVRASLKGWKFVYVGDIKVRSELPSTFKAYRHQQHRWTCGAANLFRKVAIETVMTKEVSFWKKFHVLYSFFFVRKVVAHIVTFILYCIVIPVSVLVPEVSIPTWGVVYIPTTITVLNAIRNPRSIHLMPFWILFENVMSMHRMKATMVGLFEAGGVNEWVVTEKLGDTLKGKPETQILEKHPIRLRDRFTFSEIGFAVFLFFCACYNVAFGENYYYIYICLQALAFLVVGFGYVGTFTPNS from the exons atgaaggcGAGTGCCGTGAGAGTCGCTCTCTTCATCGTCCTCGCCGCCGCGACCGCGACCGCCGCCGCGACCGCGACCAGCGACGCCGCCACCGCGCTCCTCCTCTCGACCTCCTTAGACGCAG AAGATTGGTTGGGGAACGTCTCTCGGTCCGTCCGGGTCTCGATCTCGCGGAGATTGGGGTTCTTTTTGCGATGGGAGGAGGGGGACTTCTTGGATCGGATCGTGGTGGCGTGGAGGGTGGCGCGGAAGATGGCCGTGGCGCCGCTGCTGCGAGCAGCTGTGGTTCTGTGCCTGGCGATGTCGGTGATGCTGCTGGTGGAGGTGGTCTCCATGGCCGCTTTCAGCCTCTCCGTCAAGCTCCTCCGCCGGCGACCGGAGAAGCGGTACAAATGGGAGCCCATCAAGGGCGATCTCGAGTCCGGCAATCTGGGCTACCCCATGGTCCTTGTCCAGATCCCCATGTACAATGAGATAGag GTGTACAAGCTATCTATTGGGGCAGCTTGTGGGCTCTCCTGGCCGTCGGATCGAATCATAATCCAAGTGCTCGACGATTCCACGGATCCAACGATCAAG GATCTAGTGGAACTGGAATGCAAGTTTTGGGCAAGTAAAGGCATGAATATATATTATGAGGTCAGAGGCAACAGGAAAGGGTACAAAGCAGGTGCTCTAAAGGAAGGAATGGAACATAGCTATGTTCAACaatgtgaatttgttgccatctTTGACTCTGATTTCCAACCAGAATCTGACTTTCTTATGAGGGCTATCCCTTTTCTGGTGTATAATCCAAATATTGCTCTTGTTCAAGCACGTTGGGATTTTG TGAATTCTACTGAGTGCTTGATGACAAGGATACAAAAGATGACCCTAGATTACCACTTCAAAGTGGAGCAGGAAGCAGGTTCATCCACCTTTGGCTTCTTCGGATTTAATG GAACTGCTGGTGTGTGGAGGAAATCAGCTATTGATGAAGCTGGAGGTTGGAAGGATCGAACTACAGTAGAGGACATGGACTTGGCTGTTCGGGCAAGTCTTAAAGGATGGAAATTTGTATACGTTGGTGATATTAAG GTCAGAAGTGAACTGCCAAGTACTTTTAAGGCATACCGCCATCAACAGCATAGGTGGACTTGCGGGGCAGCAAATTTATTCAGGAAGGTGGCCATAGAGACTGTAATGACCAAG GAGGTATCATTTTGGAAGAAGTTTCACGTGCTTTACAGTTTTTTCTTTGTGAGGAAGGTTGTAGCCCATATCGTCACCTTTATTCTCTACTGTATTGTAATTCCAGTGTCGGTTCTGGTTCCCGAAGTCAGCATTCCTACCTGGGGAGTGGTTTATATCCCAACAACCATTACGGTTCTCAATGCCATCAGAAATCCTAG GTCGATCCATCTTATGccattttggattctttttgaAAATGTGATGTCCATGCACCGGATGAAAGCAACCATGGTTGGTCTGTTTGAGGCTGGAGGTGTAAATGAGTGGGTTGTGACAGAGAAACTGGGAGATACTCTCAAGGGAAAGCCTGAGACCCAGATACTCGAAAAGCATCCGATCAGATTGAGAGACAG ATTCACGTTCTCAGAAATTGGTTTCGcagtcttcctcttcttttgtgCATGCTACAATGTTGCTTTTGGAGAAAATTACTACTACATTTATATCTGCCTCCAAGCTCTTGCATTTTTGGTAGTCGGCTTTGGTTATGTTGGCACCTTCACCCCCAACTCATAG
- the LOC103700321 gene encoding NAP1-related protein 2-like, producing MALDVNEEASDKVLEVEQKYNEIRRPIYIKRNEIIQSIPDFWLTAFLSHPALSDLLTEEDQKIFKYLVSLDVEDCQDLKSGYSIIFNFSPNPYFEDTKLVKTYSFTEEGVANITGTTIKWKEGIEIANGNGHEKKGSKRPFTEERFLILHLLVEMVTPLIPEAFILEFYMIFLCFLKYIANVN from the exons ATGGCCTTGGAT GTTAATGAGGAAGCAAGTGATAAAGTTTTGGAGGTGGAACAGAAATATAATGAGATTCGAAGACCTATCTACATTAAACGGAATGAGATCATCCAATCCATTCCAGACTTTTGGTTAACTGCG TTCCTGAGTCATCCTGCTCTTAGCGATCTTCTGACAGAGGAAGACCAAAAG ATTTTCAAGTATTTGGTTTCATTGGACGTTGAAGATTGTCAAGATTTGAAGTCAGGCTACTCCATTATATTT aactTCTCTCCTAACCCATATTTTGAAGACACAAAGCTTGTGAAGACTTATTCCTTCACTGAGGAAGGAGTGGCTAATATAACTGGTACGACTATCAAGTGGAAGGAGGGTATC GAGATTGCCAATGGTAATGGTCATGAGAAGAAGGGAAGCAAGCGACCTTTTACTGAGGAAAG GTTCCTGATACTTCATCTGCTCGTAGAAATGGTGACTCCATTGATCCCTGAagcttttattttggagttttatatgatttttttatgctttttgaAGTACATTGCAAATGTAAATTGA
- the LOC103705244 gene encoding glucomannan 4-beta-mannosyltransferase 9-like, with the protein MVLVPVVRVAIIFCLIMSVMLFIEKFSMGLVSFYVKVFRRKPEKIYKWEPIREDEELGTLAYPMVLVQIPMYNEREVYRLSIGAVCNLVWPSDRLIIQVLDDSTDLTIRDMVQKECDKWLGKGINIHYISRDNRNGYKAGAMKEAMEIDYVQQCEHVAIFDADFQPASDFLIRTVPFLMNNPEIALVQARWKFVNADECLMTRIQEMSLNYHFKIEQQSGSSTFAFFGFNGTAGVWRIQAINEVEGWKERTTVEDMDLAVRASLAGWKFVYVGNVKVKSELPSTYKAYRFQQHRWSCGPANLFRKVAMEIIKAKKVPLGKKFFLVYNFFFARRIISHNVTFFFYCVVIPVSVFFPEIQIPRWGAVYIPTAITLLNSVGTPSSIHLTIFWILFENAMSWHRCKAVFIGLTEADRVNEWIVTEKLGDMMKAKSISTVVKKFGTKFWERFHFAEIAIGVYLILCASYDYAFNTDRYFIYIFPLSLSFLIMGFGYVGTFVPGSK; encoded by the exons ATGGTGCTCGTGCCGGTGGTAAGGGTTGCGATCATCTTTTGCCTGATCATGTCAGTGATGCTGTTCATTGAGAAGTTCTCCATGGGGCTCGTTAGCTTCTATGTTAAGGTCTTCCGCCGGAAGCCGGAAAAGATCTACAAATGGGAGCCCATCAGAGAGGACGAGGAGTTGGGAACTCTGGCTTATCCTATGGTCCTCGTACAAATTCCCATGTACAATGAGAGAGAG GTCTATCGGCTATCGATTGGAGCTGTATGCAATCTTGTGTGGCCATCTGATCGACTCATCATACAAGTTCTTGATGATTCGACTGATTTAACAATCAGG GATATGGTGCAGAAGGAATGTGACAAATGGCTAGGAAAGGGAATAAATATACATTATATATCAAGAGATAATAGAAATGGATATAAAGCTGGTGCAATGAAAGAAGCAATGGAGATTGACTATGTACAACAATGTGAACATGTTGCAATATTCGATGCTGATTTCCAGCCTGCATCTGATTTTCTCATACGAACTGTCCCTTTCTTGATGAACAATCCCGAAATTGCTCTTGTTCAAGCTCGATGGAAATTTG TGAATGCTGATGAATGCCTGATGAcaaggatacaggagatgtcattGAATTATCACTTCAAGATTGAACAACAATCTGGCTCATCAACTTTTGCTTTCTTTGGTTTTAATG GGACTGCTGGTGTTTGGCGGATCCAAGCTATTAATGAAGTCGAAGGTTGGAAGGAACGAACAACTGTAGAAGACATGGATTTAGCTGTTAGAGCATCTCTGGCAGGTTGGAAATTTGTGTATGTTGGTAACGTTAAG GTTAAGAGCGAGCTGCCAAGCACTTATAAAGCTTATCGCTTTCAACAGCACCGTTGGTCTTGTGGACCAGCAAATTTGTTTCGGAAAGTGGCGATGGAGATAATAAAGGCCAAG AAAGTACCTCTTGGGAAGAAATTCTTTTTGGTCTACAACTTCTTCTTTGCTCGGAGAATTATTTCTCATAATGTTACCTTCTTTTTCTACTGCGTGGTGATTCCGGTATCTGTTTTTTTCCCTGAAATTCAAATTCCAAGGTGGGGAGCAGTTTACATTCCGACAGCCATTACACTTCTCAATTCAGTTGGAACTCCAAG CTCTATTCATCTAACCATCTTTTGGATCTTATTCGAGAATGCCATGTCTTGGCATCGATGCAAAGCAGTCTTCATTGGTCTAACAGAAGCAGATAGGGTTAATGAATGGATTGTCACTGAGAAACTCGGGGACATGATGAAGGCAAAATCAATTTCCACAGTAGTTAAGAAGTTCGGAACCAAATTCTGGGAGAG ATTCCATTTCGCGGAGATTGCAATTGGAGTGTACCTCATACTGTGTGCTTCCTATGACTACGCCTTCAATACCGACCGCTACTTCATATATATCTTCCCACTGTCTCTCTCCTTTCTTATTATGGGATTTGGTTACGTTGGTACCTTTGTCCCTGGAAGCAAGTAG